The following coding sequences are from one Phenylobacterium glaciei window:
- the copC gene encoding copper homeostasis periplasmic binding protein CopC, protein MMRRHLTFAGLAASAALLIAGQAAAHAHLVTSTPDANATIGSPKTISLTFNEKLTPAFSKFELSMPAMNGMKVKMKTTVSKDHLTIVGKPQGKLMPGAYVITWHAASDDGHKMDGVVPFSVK, encoded by the coding sequence ATGATGCGCCGACACCTCACCTTCGCAGGCCTCGCCGCCAGCGCGGCCCTGCTCATCGCGGGCCAGGCCGCCGCTCATGCCCACCTCGTGACATCGACCCCGGACGCCAACGCGACAATCGGGTCGCCGAAGACCATCAGCCTGACCTTCAACGAGAAGCTGACGCCCGCGTTCTCCAAATTCGAACTCAGCATGCCCGCGATGAACGGCATGAAGGTCAAGATGAAGACCACGGTCTCCAAAGACCACCTGACCATCGTCGGCAAGCCCCAGGGAAAGCTGATGCCGGGCGCCTATGTGATCACCTGGCACGCGGCGTCCGACGACGGCCACAAGATGGACGGCGTCGTTCCCTTCTCGGTGAAGTAG
- a CDS encoding copper resistance system multicopper oxidase, giving the protein MKDFDRRQLLRGASVIGGGLALSSLLPGWAQSATPGAAPALPTLMGPNVDLRIGHSELKVDGRTGHAVTINGTVPGPLLRFREGQTVRLSVTNNLHEDTSIHWHGLLVPFQMDGVPGVTFPGIKPGQTFVYEFPLKQSGTYWYHSHSGLQEAEGHYGPIIIDPAEPDPVAYDREHVVVLSDYSFMHPHLIFKRMKQQSGAFNYQKQTVASLLAGKDQTLQERAEWAKMLMDPTDISDVTGAVLNFLINGHGPADNWTGLFTPGERVRLRFINTAAQMIFNVRIPGLKMTVVAADGQNVRPVEVDEFQIANAETYDVIVQPTEDKAFTLVAEAVDRSGMGRATLAPRPGMTAPVPPLRSRPRSTMKDMGMDMSAMQAPATAGSGDAMAGMDHAAMGHDMAAMAAMPGMAATPGMAPPKPRGSDVMGDMGGMEMSMRDPQFAPQVKMGPGVQSIAPLPVDRTGEPGQGLESVGHRVLVYKDLFALTPNADLRPPTRALDIHLTGNMERFMWGFDGLKFSETTQPYAFEAGERVRVTLINDTMMAHPIHLHGHFFELTHAPAGYGPRKHTVTVLPGGKVSWDFTADAGDWAFHCHMLYHMHAGMFQVFSVRPLAGGAA; this is encoded by the coding sequence ATGAAGGATTTTGATCGCCGACAGCTGTTGCGCGGCGCCAGCGTGATCGGCGGCGGCCTGGCGCTCAGTTCTCTGCTGCCCGGGTGGGCGCAGAGCGCGACGCCCGGGGCCGCGCCAGCTCTGCCAACCCTGATGGGTCCCAATGTAGATCTGCGCATCGGGCATTCAGAACTGAAGGTGGACGGCCGGACCGGACACGCCGTGACGATCAACGGAACTGTCCCGGGGCCCCTGCTGCGCTTCAGGGAGGGGCAGACGGTTCGCCTTTCCGTGACCAACAACCTCCACGAGGACACCTCCATCCACTGGCACGGTCTTCTGGTGCCTTTCCAGATGGATGGCGTGCCAGGCGTCACCTTCCCCGGCATCAAGCCCGGCCAAACCTTTGTCTACGAGTTCCCGCTCAAGCAGTCAGGCACCTACTGGTACCACAGCCATTCCGGCCTGCAGGAGGCCGAGGGGCACTATGGGCCGATCATCATCGACCCGGCCGAGCCCGACCCCGTGGCCTACGACCGAGAGCACGTCGTCGTGCTCTCGGATTACAGCTTCATGCACCCCCACCTGATCTTCAAACGAATGAAGCAGCAGAGTGGGGCCTTCAACTATCAGAAGCAGACTGTCGCCAGTCTCCTCGCCGGCAAGGACCAGACGCTCCAGGAGCGGGCCGAGTGGGCCAAGATGCTCATGGACCCGACAGACATTTCAGACGTGACCGGCGCGGTCCTGAACTTCCTCATCAACGGCCACGGCCCGGCGGACAATTGGACGGGTCTGTTCACGCCAGGAGAACGGGTGCGCCTGCGCTTCATCAACACCGCGGCGCAAATGATCTTCAACGTGCGCATTCCGGGCCTGAAGATGACCGTCGTGGCCGCGGACGGTCAAAACGTTCGACCGGTCGAGGTGGACGAGTTCCAGATCGCCAACGCCGAGACCTACGATGTGATCGTGCAGCCTACAGAGGACAAGGCCTTCACTCTGGTGGCCGAGGCGGTGGACCGCTCCGGGATGGGCCGCGCGACCCTCGCGCCCCGGCCCGGCATGACGGCGCCGGTCCCACCGCTGAGGTCGCGGCCACGCTCGACCATGAAGGACATGGGCATGGACATGAGCGCCATGCAGGCTCCGGCCACAGCCGGATCCGGCGACGCCATGGCCGGCATGGACCACGCCGCCATGGGCCACGACATGGCGGCGATGGCGGCGATGCCGGGTATGGCCGCCACGCCTGGTATGGCGCCGCCAAAGCCGCGGGGCTCCGATGTGATGGGCGACATGGGCGGCATGGAGATGTCCATGCGCGACCCACAGTTTGCGCCGCAGGTGAAGATGGGCCCTGGCGTGCAGTCGATTGCGCCCCTGCCGGTCGACCGCACGGGCGAGCCTGGTCAAGGCCTGGAAAGCGTGGGTCACCGGGTGCTGGTCTACAAGGACCTCTTCGCCCTGACCCCCAACGCAGACCTTCGCCCGCCGACCCGCGCGCTGGACATCCACCTGACCGGCAACATGGAGCGGTTCATGTGGGGGTTCGACGGTCTGAAGTTCAGCGAGACCACCCAGCCCTACGCCTTCGAGGCGGGTGAGCGGGTGCGGGTGACCTTGATCAACGACACGATGATGGCCCACCCCATACACCTGCACGGCCACTTCTTCGAGCTGACCCATGCGCCGGCCGGCTATGGGCCGAGAAAGCATACGGTGACGGTGTTGCCGGGGGGAAAGGTGTCCTGGGACTTCACCGCGGACGCCGGAGACTGGGCGTTCCACTGCCACATGCTGTACCATATGCATGCCGGCATGTTTCAGGTGTTCAGCGTTCGCCCCCTCGCCGGAGGCGCGGCATGA
- the cyoA gene encoding ubiquinol oxidase subunit II: MRLRPFLLAPFVMSLSACSAVVLDPAGDVASQQRDLLVTSTLLMLLIIVPVLVLVVLFAWRYRASNSDARYEPDWDHSTHLELAIWSAPLMIVICLGALTWAGTHLLDPYRPLDRIKAGQGTSAAVEPLQVDVVALDWKWLFIYPEYGIATVNEVAAPVDRPIRFHITSSSVMNSFYIPALAGQIYAMPGMETRLHAVINRPGRYQGFSANYSGAGFSGMRFTFQGLDQPGFERWVAVARQSGETLDRGRYLALERPSEKTPVMRFSRVDAQLWPAILGMCVEPGKMCMGEMMAIDRTGGLGLRAARNTLPLLHDKHGRNPSVLASSDAYVMSICSPTDDGRDTAGVADSAGRLRAEHFAAQTMPSDRLIGAGLSPVSARFRPALSVAPGAPAPSES; encoded by the coding sequence TTGCGCCTCCGCCCGTTCCTGCTTGCGCCGTTCGTGATGTCGCTCAGCGCCTGCAGCGCCGTCGTGCTGGACCCGGCTGGCGATGTCGCCAGCCAGCAGCGTGACCTCTTGGTCACCTCTACCCTGCTGATGCTGCTGATCATCGTGCCGGTCCTGGTCCTGGTGGTGCTGTTCGCCTGGAGGTACCGGGCCTCCAACTCGGACGCGCGCTATGAGCCGGACTGGGATCATTCCACCCACCTGGAACTGGCGATCTGGTCCGCGCCCCTGATGATCGTGATCTGCCTGGGCGCGCTGACCTGGGCTGGGACCCATCTGCTCGATCCCTATCGTCCGCTTGACCGCATCAAGGCGGGGCAGGGGACGTCAGCCGCCGTCGAACCCCTGCAGGTCGACGTGGTGGCCTTGGATTGGAAATGGCTGTTCATCTACCCCGAGTACGGCATCGCCACCGTCAACGAGGTCGCCGCGCCCGTGGACCGTCCGATCCGCTTCCACATCACCTCGTCCTCGGTGATGAACTCCTTCTACATTCCCGCCCTGGCCGGCCAGATCTACGCCATGCCAGGCATGGAGACGCGCCTGCACGCGGTCATCAATCGCCCCGGCCGGTACCAGGGTTTCTCCGCCAACTATTCCGGCGCGGGCTTCTCGGGAATGCGCTTCACATTCCAGGGCCTGGACCAGCCGGGCTTCGAGCGCTGGGTCGCCGTGGCGCGTCAGAGCGGTGAAACCCTCGACCGCGGCCGCTATCTCGCCCTTGAGCGCCCCAGCGAGAAAACGCCAGTGATGCGGTTTTCGCGGGTCGACGCGCAGCTGTGGCCCGCGATCCTGGGCATGTGCGTCGAACCCGGGAAGATGTGCATGGGCGAGATGATGGCGATCGACCGTACGGGCGGTCTGGGTCTCCGCGCGGCGCGCAACACGCTGCCCCTCCTACACGACAAGCACGGCCGCAATCCCTCGGTCCTTGCCAGCTCCGACGCCTATGTCATGTCCATCTGCTCCCCGACCGACGACGGCCGCGACACGGCGGGCGTCGCCGATTCTGCCGGTCGGCTGCGGGCGGAGCACTTCGCCGCCCAGACGATGCCCTCAGACCGCCTGATAGGTGCGGGTCTGTCGCCGGTTTCAGCCCGGTTCCGCCCAGCCTTGTCCGTCGCCCCCGGCGCGCCTGCGCCCTCAGAGTCCTGA
- a CDS encoding DDE-type integrase/transposase/recombinase → MASGRETGNGPGSLVSYLWRAVDHEGEAPESFVTATRDKAAALKFIRKAMNRHGRPQALVTDGLRPSSAAMKEILIRRDLYRRRRSDMG, encoded by the coding sequence ATGGCTTCTGGGCGGGAGACAGGGAACGGACCGGGGAGTCTTGTCAGCTATCTATGGCGGGCCGTCGATCACGAGGGCGAGGCGCCGGAATCCTTTGTCACCGCCACGCGCGACAAGGCTGCGGCTTTGAAATTCATCAGGAAGGCGATGAACCGTCACGGCCGGCCTCAGGCGCTCGTCACCGACGGTCTGCGCCCCTCCAGCGCGGCCATGAAGGAGATCCTCATCCGTCGAGACCTCTACCGGAGACGCCGCTCCGACATGGGCTAA
- a CDS encoding CocE/NonD family hydrolase yields MSLSRRGVLAAGVAAPSLYGLGAFAASAWSLPPVRKVIETEHVWIPMADGVRLSARLFVPAGAEGEPAPAVLEYIPYRKRDGYRSHDTAWGRQLAGHGIGYVRVDVRGSGDSEGVMVDEYDIPELNDGVAIIDWISRQSWCSGAVGMRGISWGGINTLQVAAMRPKALKAIMALGTTDTRYGNDAHYVGGALGHTNLQWGIGFKAVMAGPPDPANVGPDWQAMWRQRLEATPPIMATWLEHQTNDAYWRRGSVGLDWGAIQVPTYVVGGWQDTYSNPIGRMLEKLQVPRKGLIGPWGHTYPWTAEPMGLDWAYEEVRWWEQWLKGVDTGIMDEPMLRAFMPYATWAEVRPTEIPGRWVAEKVWPAPAITPRDFHLTSEGLAGEAGPARTVTYVGDKVVGLTKPEWIDRPPIEQSLDDARSLVFDGEPLAEDLEILGYPMAHLRIAADRPVAKVAVRVTEVTPEGKSWLVSYGLKNLTHRDSDETPQALEPGRSYDVSFPLFLVGHRFTRGNRIRVAISENLWPLAWPSPEIVTLSLALDHSRVSLPVRPAEASPAPFPIPIKHAPPPASPPPPPVVTTAPVSPGHYRIELDSLPVPFTWPDIGTTTSRGRWETVELIEGQPNSGRWRQEASSSWKRDAWDCSLSAVIELTSTPTEFVLSEQLTARQGATVVFQRRKDSRIARNLV; encoded by the coding sequence ATGAGTCTTTCGCGCCGAGGTGTGCTTGCCGCGGGCGTCGCGGCGCCGTCCCTCTACGGCCTGGGGGCGTTCGCCGCCTCGGCCTGGAGCCTGCCACCCGTGCGCAAAGTGATCGAGACGGAGCACGTCTGGATTCCGATGGCCGATGGCGTACGCCTGTCGGCCCGGCTGTTCGTGCCCGCCGGCGCGGAAGGAGAGCCCGCGCCGGCGGTGCTCGAATACATCCCCTACCGCAAGCGCGACGGCTATCGCAGCCACGACACCGCCTGGGGGCGCCAACTGGCCGGCCACGGGATCGGCTATGTGCGGGTCGACGTGCGCGGCTCGGGCGACTCCGAGGGCGTGATGGTCGACGAGTACGACATCCCCGAGCTCAATGACGGCGTGGCCATCATCGACTGGATTTCCCGCCAGTCCTGGTGCTCGGGCGCGGTGGGGATGCGCGGCATCTCCTGGGGCGGTATCAACACCCTGCAGGTGGCCGCGATGCGGCCCAAGGCGCTGAAGGCCATCATGGCGCTGGGGACCACCGACACCCGCTATGGAAATGACGCCCATTATGTCGGCGGCGCGCTGGGCCACACCAACCTGCAATGGGGCATCGGCTTCAAGGCGGTGATGGCCGGGCCGCCCGACCCCGCCAATGTCGGCCCTGATTGGCAGGCCATGTGGCGCCAGCGGCTGGAGGCCACCCCGCCGATCATGGCCACCTGGCTGGAGCACCAGACCAATGACGCTTATTGGCGGCGCGGCTCGGTGGGTCTCGATTGGGGGGCGATCCAGGTTCCCACCTATGTGGTGGGCGGCTGGCAGGACACCTACTCCAATCCCATCGGTCGGATGCTGGAGAAGCTGCAGGTCCCCCGCAAGGGTCTGATCGGTCCCTGGGGTCATACCTATCCGTGGACGGCCGAGCCCATGGGCCTGGACTGGGCCTATGAGGAGGTCCGCTGGTGGGAGCAGTGGCTGAAGGGCGTCGACACCGGGATCATGGACGAGCCCATGCTGCGGGCCTTCATGCCGTACGCCACCTGGGCTGAGGTGCGGCCGACGGAAATCCCCGGACGCTGGGTGGCGGAAAAGGTCTGGCCTGCGCCGGCCATCACGCCGCGCGACTTCCACCTGACCTCCGAGGGGTTGGCCGGAGAGGCCGGCCCCGCCCGCACGGTCACCTATGTCGGCGACAAGGTGGTGGGTCTGACCAAGCCCGAATGGATCGACCGCCCGCCTATCGAACAGTCGCTCGACGACGCCCGCTCGCTGGTGTTCGATGGCGAGCCGCTGGCCGAGGATCTGGAGATCCTGGGCTATCCCATGGCCCACCTCCGCATCGCCGCCGACCGCCCCGTCGCCAAGGTCGCGGTGCGGGTGACGGAGGTGACGCCGGAGGGAAAGTCCTGGCTGGTAAGCTACGGACTGAAGAACCTCACCCACCGCGACTCCGACGAAACACCGCAGGCCCTGGAGCCAGGCCGGTCCTACGACGTGAGCTTCCCGCTGTTCCTGGTGGGCCACCGCTTCACGCGGGGCAACCGCATTCGCGTCGCGATCAGCGAGAACCTCTGGCCCCTGGCCTGGCCCTCGCCGGAGATCGTCACCCTCAGCCTTGCGCTCGACCACAGCCGGGTCAGCCTGCCGGTGCGGCCCGCTGAGGCCTCACCTGCGCCGTTCCCGATTCCGATCAAGCATGCGCCGCCGCCCGCCAGCCCGCCGCCGCCGCCGGTGGTCACCACGGCGCCGGTGTCCCCCGGCCACTACCGGATCGAGCTCGACAGCCTGCCGGTTCCCTTCACCTGGCCCGACATCGGGACCACCACCTCGCGGGGACGCTGGGAGACGGTGGAGTTGATCGAGGGTCAGCCCAATTCGGGCCGCTGGCGCCAGGAGGCGTCCAGTTCGTGGAAGCGCGACGCCTGGGACTGCAGCCTGTCGGCGGTGATCGAGCTGACGTCGACGCCCACCGAGTTCGTACTCTCCGAACAGCTGACGGCCAGGCAGGGCGCGACAGTGGTGTTCCAGCGTCGCAAGGACAGCCGCATTGCGCGCAATCTCGTCTAG
- a CDS encoding copper resistance protein B, translating into MNRLALIGLAPLVLAAPALAQPMDHSNMPGMSMAAPTPATDPHAGHTMPAAPETPAADPHAGHTMAPGTPPMDHAAMPEMATAGVTGGQRLLSEIEVPKTPPPAAPADHAADSYFSPEAMLAARTQLRQEHGAMPVSKVMASLAEHQARKGADGYRWEGEAWFGGDINRLVLKTEGEGTSGEGVESAELQALYSRAVGVYTDLQVGVRQDFEPRGRTYATVGFETLLPYWFEVEGAAFLSTKGDLLGRLEGSYDLRLTNRWILQPRAELNFAAQDDRAAGRGAGLSNAELGLRLRYEIRREFAPYIGVSWERKVGRTADYARTLGERVEDKSIVVGVRSFF; encoded by the coding sequence ATGAACCGTCTCGCTCTGATCGGACTCGCGCCGCTCGTCCTGGCCGCGCCAGCCCTGGCGCAGCCGATGGATCACTCGAACATGCCCGGCATGAGCATGGCGGCTCCCACGCCGGCGACCGACCCCCACGCTGGCCACACGATGCCCGCCGCGCCTGAGACGCCGGCGGCGGACCCTCACGCCGGGCACACAATGGCGCCCGGAACGCCGCCCATGGATCATGCCGCCATGCCGGAAATGGCCACGGCGGGCGTCACCGGCGGCCAACGGTTGCTGAGCGAGATCGAGGTCCCAAAGACGCCCCCGCCGGCGGCCCCCGCAGACCACGCGGCCGACAGCTACTTTTCTCCCGAAGCCATGTTGGCGGCGCGGACCCAACTGCGGCAAGAGCACGGCGCGATGCCCGTCTCCAAGGTGATGGCCAGCCTCGCCGAACACCAGGCGCGCAAGGGCGCTGACGGCTATCGCTGGGAAGGCGAGGCCTGGTTCGGCGGCGACATCAACCGCCTCGTCCTGAAGACCGAAGGCGAAGGGACCTCAGGTGAAGGTGTCGAGAGCGCGGAATTGCAGGCGCTCTATTCGCGCGCCGTGGGCGTCTACACCGACCTCCAGGTTGGCGTGCGGCAGGACTTCGAGCCGCGCGGACGCACCTATGCCACCGTCGGCTTCGAGACCCTGCTGCCCTATTGGTTCGAGGTCGAGGGCGCGGCGTTCCTCTCGACCAAGGGCGATCTGCTCGGACGGCTGGAGGGCAGCTACGATCTCCGGCTGACCAACCGCTGGATCCTGCAGCCCCGCGCCGAGCTGAATTTCGCCGCCCAGGACGACCGCGCCGCGGGCAGGGGGGCAGGCCTGTCGAACGCCGAACTCGGTCTTCGCCTTCGCTACGAGATCCGGCGCGAGTTCGCGCCCTATATCGGCGTCTCCTGGGAGCGAAAGGTCGGCCGAACCGCCGACTACGCCCGGACCCTGGGTGAGCGTGTCGAGGACAAGAGCATCGTGGTCGGCGTGCGGAGCTTCTTCTAG
- the copD gene encoding copper homeostasis membrane protein CopD — MLEPAVIVLRLLEFAGAMILFGSSLFLLYALPQDGAGSGAELGWPQKALVWAAGVVLAASVVGLLAHTSILAGSIREGMTASSLSAVMTTMSMGPSTLIRAGAAALALVALARRVSRTTWWLCAGLGAVISASFAWMGHGAATEGALGLLHLSADILHTLAAGAWIGALVAFFLLLRPRAPSVMLDGVLHNALHDFSGVGTGLVAVIVATGLVNSWFLVGPARISGLWTTPYGQLLSLKLVLFVSMLALAAANRFRLTPALGAAIDGGQASDHALDALRRSLLFETALSILVLGLVAWLGTLAPVSAG; from the coding sequence GTGCTCGAGCCTGCGGTCATCGTCCTCAGGCTTTTGGAGTTCGCAGGCGCGATGATCCTGTTCGGATCATCGCTCTTCCTGCTCTACGCCCTGCCCCAGGACGGCGCGGGATCAGGCGCCGAGCTAGGCTGGCCGCAAAAGGCTCTGGTCTGGGCGGCCGGTGTCGTGCTGGCGGCCAGTGTGGTGGGCCTCTTGGCCCACACCTCGATCCTCGCCGGATCGATCCGTGAGGGTATGACTGCGTCGTCGCTGTCGGCGGTGATGACCACCATGTCGATGGGACCTTCGACGCTGATCCGGGCCGGCGCCGCGGCCCTGGCGCTGGTGGCCCTGGCGCGGCGGGTCAGCCGCACAACCTGGTGGCTCTGCGCCGGCCTGGGCGCCGTCATCAGCGCGAGCTTTGCCTGGATGGGTCATGGCGCCGCCACCGAGGGCGCGCTGGGCCTGCTGCACCTAAGCGCCGATATCCTTCACACCCTGGCCGCAGGCGCCTGGATCGGCGCGCTGGTGGCGTTCTTCCTTCTGCTTCGACCCCGGGCGCCATCGGTCATGCTGGACGGGGTGCTGCACAATGCCCTCCACGACTTCTCCGGCGTCGGCACGGGCCTGGTCGCCGTGATTGTCGCCACCGGCCTGGTCAACAGTTGGTTCCTGGTCGGACCCGCCCGCATTTCCGGCCTCTGGACCACACCCTATGGCCAACTGCTGTCGCTGAAGCTCGTGCTGTTCGTCAGCATGTTGGCGCTTGCCGCCGCCAACCGCTTCCGCCTGACGCCAGCGCTGGGCGCGGCTATCGACGGCGGCCAGGCAAGCGATCACGCGCTGGACGCTCTGCGCCGCAGCCTGCTCTTCGAGACCGCTCTCTCCATTCTGGTGCTGGGCCTGGTGGCCTGGCTCGGTACGCTGGCACCGGTCTCCGCCGGGTAG
- a CDS encoding MFS transporter, with protein sequence MPTDSLLPSSTPLERDAARVNAGHGKVDPGEIAIGVIIGRTSEFFDFFVYAIASVVVFPKLVFPYADPLTGTLLSFTIFALAFIARPFGTALFIAIDRRFGRGSKLTSALLLLGTSTVAVAFLPGHAQIGAWSAILLAAFRIGQGVALGGTWDGLASLLALNAPADKRGWYAMIPQLGAPIGLIVASALFTYFLKVLSAADFLDWGWRYPFLVAFAINVVALFARLRIVVTPAFQTLFKSRELQPTPVVQAIAEEGPKIAVGAFAPLASFAMFHMVTVFPLSWIFLFTREPPSRFLLIEVVGAVFGIVAILVSGLLADRYGRRTVLAATAAGIAAFSGFAPQLLDGGPAGELVFMISGFIILGLSFGQASGPVASSFSLANRYTSSALTSDLAWLFGAGFAPLAALALSTHFGLIAAGGYLLSGALATLLALWLNRGLASPRSN encoded by the coding sequence ATGCCGACAGATAGCCTCTTGCCGTCATCCACCCCGTTGGAGCGCGACGCCGCCCGGGTCAACGCTGGCCACGGCAAGGTCGACCCGGGCGAAATCGCCATCGGCGTAATCATCGGGCGGACCTCTGAGTTCTTCGACTTCTTCGTCTACGCCATTGCCTCGGTTGTGGTGTTCCCCAAGCTGGTCTTCCCCTATGCCGACCCGCTCACCGGCACCCTGCTGTCCTTCACCATCTTCGCCCTGGCCTTCATCGCCAGGCCGTTCGGTACAGCCCTGTTCATCGCCATCGATCGGCGCTTTGGCCGTGGATCCAAGCTGACCTCCGCCCTGCTGCTGCTGGGCACCTCCACCGTGGCGGTGGCCTTCCTGCCGGGTCACGCGCAGATCGGCGCCTGGTCGGCGATCTTGCTGGCCGCCTTCCGCATCGGCCAGGGCGTAGCCCTTGGCGGAACCTGGGACGGCTTGGCGTCCCTGCTGGCCCTCAACGCACCGGCTGACAAGCGTGGCTGGTACGCCATGATCCCGCAGCTCGGCGCGCCCATCGGCCTGATCGTCGCCAGCGCCCTGTTCACCTATTTCCTCAAGGTCCTATCGGCCGCCGACTTCCTTGACTGGGGCTGGCGCTACCCATTCCTCGTGGCTTTCGCGATCAATGTGGTGGCCCTGTTCGCCCGCCTGCGGATCGTGGTCACGCCAGCCTTCCAGACCCTGTTTAAGAGCCGGGAGCTGCAGCCGACCCCGGTGGTCCAGGCGATCGCCGAGGAAGGTCCGAAGATAGCCGTCGGCGCGTTCGCCCCCCTGGCCAGCTTCGCGATGTTCCATATGGTGACCGTCTTCCCGCTGTCCTGGATCTTCCTGTTCACCCGCGAACCGCCGAGCCGCTTTCTTCTGATCGAGGTGGTGGGTGCGGTGTTCGGCATCGTCGCGATCCTGGTCTCGGGCCTCCTGGCCGACCGCTACGGCCGCCGCACGGTCCTGGCCGCCACCGCCGCCGGGATCGCAGCCTTCAGCGGGTTCGCCCCGCAGCTCCTCGACGGCGGCCCGGCCGGCGAACTGGTGTTCATGATCTCGGGGTTCATCATCCTGGGCCTGTCATTCGGCCAGGCCTCGGGGCCGGTGGCCTCGAGCTTCTCGCTCGCCAACCGATATACCAGTTCGGCCCTGACCTCGGACTTGGCCTGGCTGTTCGGGGCCGGCTTCGCGCCCCTCGCCGCCCTCGCGCTCTCCACCCATTTTGGCCTGATCGCCGCCGGCGGCTATCTGCTGTCCGGCGCCCTGGCCACCCTTCTGGCCCTGTGGCTGAACCGTGGGCTGGCGAGTCCCCGGTCAAACTGA